One genomic window of Fusarium fujikuroi IMI 58289 draft genome, chromosome FFUJ_chr01 includes the following:
- a CDS encoding related to 3-oxoadipate enol-lactonase II has translation MASSLTLPDSRTLAYALDSSPKEGPLIILSNSLTAPLSVWDHVVKVLNSNGYRTLRYDQPGHGGSSAPKDLSPTFDSMAEDVHHLLKKLEINKVYSWIGVSMGASAGVYFTTKYPNVVSKLAICDTISSSPINAGTEDAFGPRVAAAREAGNLDATIQGTLERWFGKEWLENNHQETQRMRTVMSGTTIDGFEACCNALRSETFDLRPRFAKIGSSVDDAICIVGEKDANLPETMKEMRDKIQEGFEAAGKSNKIDLVIIKNAGHVSFVDGFEQFTAEVLKWLKA, from the coding sequence ATGGCTAGTTCTTTGACGCTCCCGGATTCCAGAACGTTGGCCTACGCCTTGGACTCGTCACCAAAAGAAGGAcccctcatcatcctgtCAAACTCCCTCACTGCACCACTTTCAGTGTGGGATCACGTTGTCAAGGTCCTCAACAGCAATGGTTATCGCACTCTACGCTATGATCAACCCGGCCATGGCGGGTCATCCGCACCAAAGGACCTAAGCCCTACGTTTGACTCTATGGCTGAAGacgtccatcatcttctcaagaagctcgagattAACAAGGTCTACTCATGGATCGGAGTATCAATGGGCGCATCGGCGGGTGTATACTTCACAACCAAGTATCCCAACGTGGTAAGCAAGCTGGCCATCTGCGAcaccatctcttcatcgcccATCAACGCCGGCACAGAAGATGCCTTTGGTCCGCGCGTCGCCGCAGCCCGAGAAGCAGGTAATCTCGACGCAACCATCCAAGGCACTCTAGAGCGATGGTTCGGCAAAGAGTGGCTCGAGAACAACCATCAGGAAACACAGCGTATGCGAACAGTCATGTCTGGAACTACGATCGATGGTTTCGAAGCATGTTGTAACGCACTGAGAAGCGAGACCTTCGATCTTCGACCGCGGTTTGCCAAGATTGGTTcgagtgttgatgatgcgattTGTATCGTTGGCGAGAAGGATGCGAATCTACCGGAGACtatgaaggagatgagagatAAGATCCAAGAGGGGTTTGAAGCAGCGGGTAAGAGCAACAAGATTGATTTGGTGATTATCAAGAATGCTGGCCATGTTTCGTTTGTAGATGGCTTTGAGCAGTTCACCGCTGAGGTGTTGAAGTGGTTGAAAGCCTGA
- a CDS encoding SIN3-binding transcription factor-like protein — MSESANAKRRLRRIPEESRKRNAQSCDRCRKRRCKCVPDPSGAGCVNCLEHNVTCSYTAPRKTRFYGSVDDLSDRYRCLEAIVRGAFPNETLDHVSDLAQLGQKMGYKMPDISDPNRTHMRVEELVQNSSSKERTPSTGPDIVTADSRDDTSPRSSKSHSEEPQSSLVKDNSGHEHYIGPSGTLNFWNQLRNLVDSNNSPYPSPGREGATKFTQDNTSRLLEADDQDEDDQPPRTTTTPQDGPSPGSITSAIARDFTRLPTADMDEILGQFPANEALDLLIQSYFKNVHDDFPLFHRATFEEEYESFIVEARSNSRLPSRPLRLPDWGWIGCLHMIVVFGSIADRSIPNVDHSALRRRSIAVARGLLPQFISKCSLTNVRVLLLLSLFLHNNNERNAAWNIAGTATRISFALGLHRSDMSASFRPLEREVRKWVFCTLYSFEQFLASSLGRPSGLQELDVEVVPPREGFVEGGIGTDARLVSWSVKLQSILARTRLLHVGINRGSGPTLDEILNALNGWKRDIGKAPGLDVSWMKMEGPALESIDHEGAVDMEELKVSLAWKTRAQLRAVLLLHIHFHYIAIVATRPLLLRDVAAARKEDAPKTAVPTHAALCVKHACQLSYLMILLDHFDVINGLSGLDIFYAYCSAMILILRLLRLRPGEGAESIGPDEVMLQSKVRRLVATLRNVINHTDKCGSMKRLAQVVDTFSECANNPTDPPGIANLPPQGINMNNLPYPAGWSAEQVQVQQGQGVALGSMEGLLDFLPFPGYGMAEGSMAQYVPGSEMEMTGWHDMEFLMEGYGDQSRTNY, encoded by the exons ATGTCTGAATCTGCAAATGCGAAGCGTCGTCTGCGGCGTATCCCTGAAGAATCCCGTAAACGGAACGCTCAAAGCTGTGATCGTTGTCGAAAG AGGAGGTGCAAATGCGTACCTGATCCTTCTGGTGCAGGCTGTGTGAATTGTCTTGAACATAACGTCACTTGCTCGTATACGGCGCCACGAAAGACGCGTTTCTATGGGAGTGTGGATGATTTGAGTGATAG GTATCGATGTCTCGAAGCCATTGTCAGAGGTGCTTTTCCGAATGAGACTCTCGACCATGTTAGTGATCTTGCACAGCTGGGTCAGAAGATGGGGTATAAGATGCCTGATATCTCTGACCCTAATAGAACACACATGAGAGTTGAAGAACTGGTGCAGAATTCTTCTAGTAAAGAACGGACTCCGAGTACAGGCCCGGATATCGTCACGGCGGATTCGAGGGATGATACATCGCCGAGGAGTTCAAAGTCACATAGCGAAGAGCCGCAGTCGTCGCTTGTGAAGGATAATTCTGGTCATGAGCACTATATCGGACCTTCAGGGACTCTGAACTTCTGGAATCAGCTTCGGAATCTTGTTGATTCGAATAATAGTCCTTATCCCTCGCCTGGTCGTGAAGGAGCCACAAAGTTTACGCAAGATAACACAAGTCGACTTTTAGAAGCTGATGAccaagacgaagatgaccaACCACCACGTACTACAACAACACCTCAAGATGGACCTTCACCTGGATCAATCACCTCAGCTATCGCCCGCGACTTTACCCGTCTTCCAACAGCAGACATGGATGAAATACTTGGCCAATTTCCTGCCAACGAAGCCCTTGACTTGCTCATTCAGTCATACTTTAAGAACGTCCACGATGACTTTCCTCTGTTTCACAGAGCTACCTTTGAGGAAGAATACGAAAGTTTCATCGTCGAAGCTCGCAGCAATTCTCGACTTCCTTCAAGGCCACTTCGATTACCGGACTGGGGATGGATAGGCTGTCTTCATATGATTGTGGTTTTCGGCTCTATCGCTGATAGGTCAATACCTAACGTTGATCATTCTGCTCTTCGGCGAAGATCTATTGCAGTTGCTAGAGGTCTGCTCCCCCAGTTCATCTCGAAGTGTTCACTTACGAATGTTCGAGTTTTACTACTTCTTTCACTCTTTTTGCACAACAACAATGAAAGAAACGCTGCGTGGAACATTGCTGGGACAGCTACTCGGATCTCCTTCGCGCTTGGTCTTCATCGCTCAGACATGAGTGCCTCTTTCAGACCGTTGGAGCGTGAAGTTCGCAAATGGGTCTTTTGCACACTCTACTCCTTCGAGCAATTCCTAGCTTCAAGTCTGGGGCGACCTAGTGGCCTTCAAGAACTCGACGTCGAAGTCGTCCCACCACGAGAAGGCTTCGTAGAAGGAGGCATAGGAACCGATGCAAGACTTGTATCGTGGTCTGTAAAGCTTCAATCTATTCTCGCGCGAACAAGACTTTTACATGTCGGCATAAATCGAGGTTCAGGACCGACGCTGGATGAAATATTGAACGCGCTGAATGGTTGGAAGCGGGATATTGGGAAAGCACCCGGTCTCGATGTCTCGTGGATGAAAATGGAGGGGCCGGCCTTGGAATCCATTGATCATGAAGGGGCTGTTGATATGGAGGAACTGAAAGTATCGCTGGCATGGAAGACACGAGCTCAACTTCGCGCGGTGCTACTTTTGCATATTCACTTTCATTACATCGCCATCGTGGCCACACGcccacttcttcttcgcgaCGTTGCAGCAGCACGGAAAGAAGATGCACCGAAAACTGCGGTTCCTACACATGCAGCTCTATGCGTGAAGCATGCATGCCAACTGAGTTACCTGATGATACTCCTGGATCACTTTGATGTTATCAACGGCCTTTCTGGCCTTGATATCTTTTACGCTTACTGCTCTGCCATGATTCTTATCCTGCGGTTATTACGATTGCGCCCTGGCGAAGGTGCAGAGAGCATCGGACCAGATGAAGTAATGCTGCAGAGCAAAGTCCGCCGTCTGGTCGCGACCCTACGAAACGTCATAAACCACACGGATAAATGCGGCTCAATGAAAAGATTGGCCCAAGTCGTTGATACGTTCTCGGAGTGTGCCAATAATCCAACTGATCCTCCGGGTATAGCGAACTTACCCCCGCAAGGGATCAACATGAACAATCTTCCGTATCCAGCTGGTTGGTCCGCTGAACAAGTGCAAGTGCAGCAGGGCCAAGGGGTGGCACTTGGATCGATGGAGGGACTGTTGGACTTTTTGCCGTTTCCGGGGTATGGCATGGCTGAAGGATCGATGGCGCAGTATGTGCCGGGGagtgagatggagatgacGGGGTGGCATGATATGGAGTTTTTGATGGAAGGGTATGGGGATCAGAGCAGGACGAATTATTAG
- a CDS encoding related to uracil permease: MAVANIVKRIELPRGSRFINEDVRPVGTERRTWTFLTFHNFWLLINCNIATYLTGSALIPLGLTWWQAIIAIILGNILATAALILASLAGAYYHVGFPVFSRAVWGIWGSQFVIWNRIFLSLVWYGFQSWVGGQCTYLMLLSWDPNLEKHIPNTIPASTGMTSAQFVSYFIFCIVTLPFLWIRPHRIQKFFYFASSVTLVFFLVLLIWALATMGSDGFGDTLADSTPLPVTGGPQSVTWLTISGIMSTIGGIAAGILNQNDYARLSKKPGDAIWGQTVAFPLYSIGASVIGILVTAATQKRMGEAIWNPPTLLAALLAKDPTAGTRAAIFFAGLALSISQLGSNLPGNALAGGIDLASVFPKYINIRRGAYLMALLSPIVNPWRLVNTATVFLTVLSGYSVFLAPMTGLMVAHYNLVAKAKVNVDDLFVGNRDSIYWYNFGINWRAFVAWIVGVAPTMPGFIAAVNPNAKVSDGAKNLYQLNYLFGFIVSAAVYYGLHMVVPDKKFDAFIKDGTTAKEVQAVYDERWDMTYSESESGTTEEHSFQRNKGPNSLTTSV; this comes from the exons ATGGCCGTTGCGAATATCGTCAAGCGCATTGAGCTACCGCGTGGCTCGCGCTTCATC AATGAAGATGTCAGACCTGTTGGGACTGAGCGACGAACATGGACGTTTCTGACGTTCCACAACTTCT GGCTGTTGATCAACTGCAACATTGCGACGTATCTGACCGGCAGCGCGCTGATTCCTCTCGGCCTGACGTGGTGGcaggccatcatcgccatcatcctcgGAAACATCCTCGCGACTGCAGCCTTGATTCTTGCTTCGCTTGCTGGAGCTTATTACCATG TGGGCTTCCCTGTCTTTAGTCGAGCAGTATGGGGAATCTGGGGATCGCAGTTCGTCATCTGGAACCgcatctttctctctctcg TCTGGTATGGCTTCCAGTCTTGGGTCGGCGGACAATGCACGTATCTCATGCTCCTATCGTGGGATCCCAACCTCGAGAAACACATCCCCAACACGATCCCCGCGTCGACCGGCATGACATCCGCGCAATTCGTCTCCTacttcatcttctgcatcGTCACGCTCCCGTTCCTCTGGATCCGACCGCACCGAATACAAAAGTTCTTCTACTTTGCCAGCTCTGTCaccctcgtcttcttcctggTTCTTCTGATCTGGGCGCTGGCGACCATGGGATCGGATGGCTTTGGAGATACCCTCGCTGATAGCACGCCTCTTCCCGTCACCGGTGGTCCGCAGAGTGTTACGTGGCTCACCATCTCGGGAATCATGTCGACGATTGGTGGTATTGCCGCGGGTATCCTCAACCAGAACGATTATGCGCGTCTGTCCAAGAAGCCTGGTGATGCTATTTGGGGCCAGACTGTTGCGTTTCCGCTTTACAGTATTGGAGCTTCCGTCATTGGCATTCTGGTCACTGCTGCGACACAGAAACGCATGGGCGAGGCTATCTGGAATCCTCCCACCCTCCTCGCCGCTCTTCTAGCCAAGGATCCAACTGCGGGCACCCGcgccgccatcttcttcgccggTCTTGCCCTGTCCATCTCTCAGCTCGGCAGCAATCTTCCCGGCAACGCCCTCGCAGGCGGCATCGATCTCGCATCCGTGTTCCCCAAGTACATCAACATTCGACGCGGTGCCTATCTCATGGCCCTTCTCAGCCCCATCGTCAACCCATGGCGTCTCGTCAACACAGCTACCGTCTTCCTCACTGTGCTCTCCGGCTACAGTGTCTTCTTGGCGCCCATGACTGGTCTGATGGTGGCTCACTATAACCTGGTGGCGAAGGCCAAGGTCAATGTTGACGATCTTTTTGTGGGTAACAGGGATAGCATTTACTGGTACAACTTTGGTATCAACTGGCGTGCTTTTGTCGCG TGGATCGTTGGTGTCGCACCTACAATGCCTGGCTTCATCGCTGCTGTCAACCCCAATGCTAAAGTCTCAGATGGCGCAAAGAACCTCTACCAGCTCAACTACCTCTTTGGGTTCATCGTCAGTGCCGCTGTCTACTACGGACTTCACATGGTTGTCCCTGATAAGAAGTTCGACGCCTTCATCAAGGATGGTACCACTGCCAAGGAGGTCCAAGCTGTTTATGATGAGCGCTGGGACATGACTTACTCCGAGAGTGAGTCTGGAACAACTGAAGAGCACTCTTTTCAGCGAAACAAGGGCCCTAACTCCCTGACCACGTCTGTTTGA